The sequence TATCTGCGTTAATTGCACCTTGGCTTATCTGTCCTAATATTTGTTCTATTTGATTTGTTGCTGCTTTACTTTCTTCTGCAAGTTTTCTTATTTCATCTGCAATTACATCAAATCCTATTCTGGACTACCCCACTATTGCTACTTCTATATCTGCATTTAAAGCGAGCAAGTTTGTTTGCTCTGCTATTGAATTGATTGTTTCAAATATTTGTCCTATATTCTTTGCTTGTTCATTCAAATTGTCAACTATATTAGCAGTTTTCTCTCCTCTTTCTTTTGCTTGTCGTAATCACCCCATAGAAAATTTGGAGAAAAAATAAGAAAATGATATCATTAAATTAAAGAGATGAAAGGGGTGTTTTATATGAGAAAAAGGGAAAAATATTCTTCTGATTTTAAACTTCAAGTTGTTAAGGAATACCTTAATTCTGATAAATCTCAAAACGATATTTGTTCCGAATATAATATTTCTCAATCTGCCTTTTCTAGATGGGTTAAAAAATATGAGGAATCTGGTTATGACGATAATGTCTTCAATTCTAAAAAAGGAAGGCCTAAATCTATTATTTCTGATATTTCTAAGGTTCCTCCTTTTATTTATGAATCTGCTGGTATTATTAGAAATGATTCTAATAAATCCAATGATTCTGCATCTTTAAAGAAAAGACTTGAG comes from Thermosipho africanus Ob7 and encodes:
- a CDS encoding transposase, yielding MRKREKYSSDFKLQVVKEYLNSDKSQNDICSEYNISQSAFSRWVKKYEESGYDDNVFNSKKGRPKSIISDISKVPPFIYESAGIIRNDSNKSNDSASLKKRLE